A window of Roseovarius sp. THAF27 contains these coding sequences:
- the secD gene encoding protein translocase subunit SecD has translation MLQIDLWKRVVIWGLVALGLLLAMPNAFYTRVETHNDATMALEMGGEGEGLQEQAEMWPDWLPSGLVNLGLDLRGGAHLLAEVQVEDVYEARIEAMWPEIRDLLREERDRVGPIRLQDTDAPELRVRLVENADEAEYAASLVRGLARPVASVTGAGQNDISVNVDGDAIVVTLSEAERQASDEQTVRTAREIIERRINEMGTREPTIQRQGADRILIQVPGVGSAAELKDIIGTTAQLTFQPVVSRTTNGNETPGGGNEILPSVDEEGVFYILERAPVVTGEQLVDAQPDFDQNGRPAVSFRFNPTGARQFGDYTAENIGNPFAIVLDNEVISAPVIQAHIAGGTGIITGQFTVEDSTNLAVLLRAGALPAELTFLEERTIGPELGADSIEAGQIACIVAFVLVLAFMWASYGIFGLFANIALIINVGLIFGLLSMIGATLTLPGIAGIVLTIGMAVDANVLVFERIREEMKTAKGAARAIELGYEKALSAITDANITTFITALILYAMGSGPVRGFAITLGLGIITSVFTAIFVTRLIAVMWFERKRPKTVLQGRSLKLVPTFTNWDFFKRWKLSLGLSGFLIVIALGSFLLQGLNYGIDFRGGTTIRTQSTETVDVGQYRDAIAPLELGDISITEVFDPTFGPDQNVTMIRIQAQDDQEAVTQDTIAAVEGALQEAVPDITFTSVESVGPKVSGELIQTAVIAVLLAIAAVLIYIWLRFEWQFALGAVIALVHDVVLTIGIFSEVQIQFDLAIIAALLTIVGYSLNDTVVVFDRVRENLRKYKKKPLKEVLNISINETLSRTMMTSVTTLLALLALFTLGGDVIRGFVFAMIWGVIVGTYSSIFVASTVLMWLGVKRDWSKPDANAGTQFANIDA, from the coding sequence ATGCTTCAGATCGACCTTTGGAAACGCGTGGTGATTTGGGGCCTGGTGGCCTTGGGGCTGCTGTTGGCGATGCCCAACGCGTTCTACACCCGCGTCGAGACCCATAACGACGCCACCATGGCGCTGGAGATGGGCGGCGAGGGCGAGGGGTTGCAGGAGCAGGCCGAGATGTGGCCGGACTGGCTGCCCTCGGGGCTGGTGAACCTTGGCCTCGACCTGCGGGGCGGGGCACATCTGCTGGCCGAAGTGCAGGTCGAGGATGTCTACGAGGCGCGGATCGAGGCGATGTGGCCGGAGATCCGAGACCTGCTGCGCGAGGAACGCGACCGGGTCGGGCCGATCCGGTTGCAGGACACCGACGCGCCGGAGCTGCGCGTGCGGCTGGTGGAGAACGCGGACGAGGCCGAATATGCGGCGAGCCTGGTGCGTGGGCTGGCGCGGCCGGTCGCCAGTGTCACCGGCGCGGGGCAGAACGATATCTCGGTGAATGTGGATGGCGACGCCATCGTCGTCACGCTGAGCGAGGCCGAGCGGCAGGCCAGCGACGAGCAGACAGTGCGCACCGCGCGCGAGATCATCGAACGCCGGATCAACGAGATGGGCACGCGCGAGCCGACGATCCAGCGGCAGGGCGCGGACCGTATCCTGATCCAGGTGCCGGGCGTGGGCAGCGCGGCGGAGCTGAAGGACATCATCGGCACCACGGCGCAGCTGACATTCCAGCCGGTGGTGAGCCGGACCACCAACGGCAACGAGACCCCCGGCGGCGGCAACGAGATCCTGCCCTCGGTGGACGAGGAGGGCGTGTTCTATATCCTGGAACGCGCGCCGGTGGTGACGGGCGAACAGCTGGTGGATGCGCAGCCCGATTTCGACCAGAACGGGCGGCCGGCGGTGTCGTTCCGCTTCAACCCCACGGGGGCGCGGCAGTTCGGAGATTACACCGCCGAGAACATCGGCAACCCGTTTGCCATCGTGCTGGACAACGAGGTGATCAGCGCGCCGGTGATCCAGGCACATATCGCCGGCGGCACCGGCATCATCACCGGGCAATTCACCGTCGAGGACAGCACCAACCTGGCCGTGCTTCTGCGCGCGGGCGCGCTGCCGGCCGAATTGACGTTCCTGGAAGAGCGCACGATCGGGCCGGAACTGGGGGCCGACAGCATCGAGGCGGGGCAGATCGCCTGTATCGTGGCCTTCGTGCTGGTGCTGGCCTTCATGTGGGCGAGCTATGGCATTTTCGGGCTTTTTGCCAATATCGCGCTGATCATCAACGTGGGGCTGATATTCGGACTGCTGAGCATGATCGGGGCGACGCTGACCTTGCCGGGCATCGCGGGGATCGTGCTGACGATCGGGATGGCGGTGGACGCCAACGTGCTGGTCTTCGAGCGGATCCGCGAGGAGATGAAGACGGCCAAGGGCGCTGCGCGAGCGATCGAGTTGGGGTATGAAAAGGCGCTGAGCGCCATCACGGATGCCAACATCACCACCTTCATCACGGCGCTGATCCTGTACGCCATGGGCTCTGGCCCGGTGCGGGGCTTTGCCATCACGCTGGGGCTGGGCATCATCACGTCGGTCTTCACGGCGATTTTCGTCACGCGCCTGATCGCGGTCATGTGGTTCGAGCGCAAGCGGCCCAAGACGGTGTTGCAGGGCCGGTCGCTGAAGCTGGTGCCGACCTTCACCAACTGGGATTTCTTCAAGCGGTGGAAGCTGTCGCTGGGGCTGTCCGGCTTTCTGATCGTGATCGCGCTGGGATCGTTCCTGTTGCAGGGGCTGAACTACGGCATCGATTTCCGCGGCGGCACGACCATCCGCACGCAGAGCACCGAGACGGTGGACGTGGGGCAGTACCGCGACGCCATCGCGCCGCTGGAGCTGGGCGATATCAGCATCACCGAGGTGTTCGACCCGACCTTCGGCCCGGACCAGAACGTGACCATGATCCGCATCCAGGCGCAGGACGACCAGGAGGCGGTGACCCAGGACACGATCGCGGCGGTCGAGGGGGCGTTGCAGGAGGCGGTGCCGGACATCACGTTCACCTCGGTGGAAAGCGTGGGGCCGAAAGTGTCGGGCGAGCTCATTCAGACCGCCGTGATCGCGGTGCTGTTGGCCATCGCCGCGGTGCTGATCTATATCTGGCTGAGGTTCGAGTGGCAGTTCGCGCTGGGCGCGGTCATAGCCTTGGTGCATGACGTGGTGCTGACCATCGGCATATTCTCGGAAGTGCAGATCCAGTTCGACCTGGCCATCATCGCGGCGCTTCTGACCATCGTCGGCTATTCGCTGAACGATACGGTCGTGGTCTTTGACCGAGTGCGCGAGAACCTGCGAAAATACAAGAAGAAGCCGTTGAAGGAAGTCCTGAACATCTCGATCAACGAGACGCTGAGCCGGACCATGATGACCTCTGTCACCACGCTTCTGGCACTGCTGGCGCTGTTCACGCTGGGCGGCGACGTGATCCGCGGCTTTGTCTTCGCGATGATCTGGGGCGTGATCGTGGGCACCTACAGTTCGATCTTCGTGGCCAGCACGGTGCTGATGTGGCTCGGGGTCAAGCGCGACTGGTCCAAGCCCGACGCCAATGCAGGGACGCAGTTCGCGAACATAGATGCCTGA
- the serS gene encoding serine--tRNA ligase: MHDIRAIRENPAQFDAAMARRGVSNASSEILALDEDRRAKIQAAETAQADQNKASKEVGAAKAKGDEAEFERLRALVSEKKAEVAAMQSEAKALDQQLTDLLMTLPNLALDDVPEGEDEDDNVELKRWGTPREFDFTPVEHYDLAGVKPGMDFELAAKLSGSRFVVLSGGVARIHRALAQFMIDTHVEENGLSETWTPVLVRPEMMYGTGQLPKFGEDSYETTNGWWLVPTAEVTLTNIVNGLVVDEDYLPRRYVAHTQCFRSEAGSAGKDTAGMLRQHQFEKVEMVSVTHPDKSLEEHDRMTACAEGILERLGLPYRTIVLCTGDMGFGARKTHDIEVWLPGQNTYREISSVSVCGDFQARRMNGRFKPANGGKPQFVHTLNGSGLAVGRCLIAVLENGQQADGSVDLPEALHPYLRGKTRLLADGSLG; encoded by the coding sequence ATGCACGACATCCGCGCCATCCGCGAAAACCCCGCCCAGTTCGACGCCGCCATGGCCCGTCGCGGGGTGTCGAACGCGTCGTCCGAGATCCTCGCGCTGGACGAGGACCGCCGCGCCAAGATCCAGGCCGCCGAAACCGCGCAGGCCGATCAGAACAAGGCCTCCAAGGAGGTGGGTGCCGCCAAGGCCAAGGGCGACGAGGCCGAGTTCGAACGCCTGCGCGCCCTCGTGTCCGAGAAAAAGGCCGAGGTCGCCGCGATGCAATCCGAAGCCAAGGCGCTGGACCAGCAGCTCACCGACCTTCTGATGACCCTGCCCAACCTCGCGCTCGACGACGTGCCCGAGGGCGAGGACGAGGACGACAATGTCGAGCTGAAACGCTGGGGCACGCCCCGCGAGTTCGATTTCACCCCGGTCGAGCATTATGACCTCGCGGGCGTCAAGCCCGGCATGGATTTCGAGCTGGCCGCGAAACTCTCCGGCTCCCGCTTCGTGGTGCTGTCCGGCGGCGTCGCGCGCATCCACCGCGCACTGGCGCAGTTCATGATCGACACCCATGTCGAGGAGAATGGCCTGTCGGAGACCTGGACCCCCGTTCTGGTCCGTCCCGAAATGATGTACGGCACCGGGCAACTGCCCAAATTCGGCGAGGACAGCTACGAGACCACCAATGGCTGGTGGCTCGTGCCCACCGCCGAAGTGACGCTGACCAACATCGTCAACGGCCTCGTGGTCGACGAAGATTACCTGCCGCGCCGCTATGTCGCGCACACGCAGTGCTTCCGGTCCGAGGCGGGCAGCGCGGGCAAGGACACCGCCGGAATGCTGCGCCAGCACCAGTTCGAAAAGGTCGAGATGGTCTCGGTCACCCATCCCGACAAATCTCTCGAAGAACACGACCGCATGACGGCCTGCGCCGAAGGCATCCTCGAACGGCTCGGCCTGCCCTACCGCACCATCGTTCTCTGCACCGGCGACATGGGCTTCGGCGCGCGCAAGACGCACGACATCGAGGTCTGGCTGCCCGGCCAGAACACATATCGCGAGATCAGCTCGGTCTCCGTCTGCGGCGATTTCCAGGCCCGTCGGATGAACGGTCGGTTCAAGCCCGCCAACGGCGGCAAACCGCAATTCGTGCACACGCTTAACGGCTCGGGCCTCGCCGTGGGCCGCTGCCTGATCGCGGTGCTGGAAAACGGCCAGCAGGCGGACGGCTCGGTCGACCTGCCCGAAGCGCTTCACCCCTACCTGCGCGGCAAGACCCGGCTGCTTGCGGACGGTTCGCTGGGCTGA
- the yajC gene encoding preprotein translocase subunit YajC has product MEAIGQFIPLILIFAIMWFLLIRPQQKKLKEHQAMVAALRKGDQIVTQGGMIGKVTRVKEGEEIEVEIAEGVKVRVVRNTVAQVLSKTEPAA; this is encoded by the coding sequence ATGGAAGCCATTGGCCAATTCATCCCGCTCATCCTGATCTTCGCGATCATGTGGTTCCTTCTGATCCGTCCGCAGCAGAAGAAGCTGAAAGAGCACCAGGCGATGGTGGCGGCGCTGCGCAAGGGCGACCAGATCGTCACGCAGGGCGGGATGATCGGCAAAGTCACCCGCGTGAAAGAGGGCGAGGAGATCGAGGTGGAGATCGCCGAGGGCGTGAAGGTGCGTGTCGTGCGCAATACCGTCGCCCAGGTCCTGTCGAAGACCGAGCCGGCCGCCTGA
- the cobT gene encoding cobaltochelatase subunit CobT, with protein sequence MAHSDNPADPFKKALAEATKVLADDPDLNVSYSVDPAGVSGDSMRLPQISRRMTKDEVLQARGTADALALRHKYHDAGTHTRYCPPGDMARDLYEAMETARCEAMGARHMPGTAGNIDAKIGAEARRRGYNQITDAAEAPLANAAGYLIRHLATGRDLPDGARNVMELWKGFIEEQAGGTLEDLQSKLSDQSEFARFARQIIDDLGYGDQLGDDPDALDDEDETEAEADQEEEEQPDSTGEDDSDEAEADADPEQSQDQQQDEAQAQVSMDDMADQEQGDETEMPEGEAPLDPPAPQPFSDADPNYAVYNSAFDEEIHAEDLAEPIELERLRAFLDQQLEPLKGAVSRLANKLQRRLQAQQNRSWEFDREEGILDAGRLARVVANPTTPLSFKVEKDTEFRDTVVTLLLDNSGSMRGRPISIAAICADVLARTLERCNVKVEILGFTTRAWKGGQSRESWLNEGRPQLPGRLNDLRHIIYKSADAPMRRTRSNLGLMMKEGLLKENIDGEALEWAHRRLAGRREARKILMVISDGAPVDDSTLSVNPANYLEKHLRDVIAMVERRKQVELLAIGIGHDVTRYYNRAVTITDADQLAGVMTEQLAALFDSDPRARARVMGMRRAS encoded by the coding sequence ATGGCGCACTCCGACAACCCCGCCGATCCCTTCAAAAAGGCGCTGGCAGAGGCCACCAAGGTGCTGGCCGACGACCCCGACCTTAACGTCTCCTACTCGGTCGATCCCGCCGGGGTTTCTGGCGATTCCATGCGGCTGCCCCAGATCAGCCGCCGCATGACCAAGGACGAGGTTTTGCAGGCCCGCGGCACCGCCGACGCGCTGGCCCTGCGCCACAAGTATCACGATGCGGGCACCCACACCCGCTACTGCCCTCCCGGCGACATGGCCCGGGATCTTTACGAGGCAATGGAAACCGCCCGGTGCGAGGCGATGGGCGCGCGCCACATGCCCGGCACCGCCGGCAATATCGATGCCAAGATCGGCGCCGAAGCCCGCCGCCGCGGCTATAACCAGATCACCGACGCCGCCGAGGCGCCCCTGGCCAACGCCGCGGGCTATCTCATCCGCCACCTCGCCACCGGGCGCGACCTGCCCGACGGCGCGCGCAATGTCATGGAGCTCTGGAAAGGCTTCATCGAGGAGCAGGCCGGCGGCACCCTCGAGGACCTGCAGAGCAAACTGTCCGACCAGTCCGAATTCGCCCGCTTCGCCCGCCAGATCATCGACGACCTGGGCTATGGCGACCAGCTGGGCGACGACCCCGACGCGCTCGACGACGAGGACGAGACCGAGGCCGAGGCGGACCAGGAGGAAGAGGAACAGCCCGACAGCACCGGCGAGGATGACAGCGACGAGGCCGAGGCCGACGCCGACCCCGAGCAATCCCAGGATCAGCAGCAGGACGAGGCCCAGGCCCAGGTCAGCATGGACGACATGGCCGACCAGGAACAGGGCGACGAAACCGAAATGCCCGAAGGCGAGGCCCCGCTCGATCCCCCCGCGCCGCAACCCTTCTCTGACGCCGACCCGAATTACGCCGTCTACAATTCCGCCTTCGACGAGGAAATCCACGCCGAGGACTTGGCCGAGCCCATCGAGCTGGAACGCCTCCGCGCCTTCCTCGACCAGCAGCTCGAACCACTCAAGGGCGCCGTCAGCCGGCTTGCCAACAAGCTGCAGCGCCGCCTTCAGGCACAACAGAACCGCTCGTGGGAATTCGACCGCGAAGAAGGCATCCTCGATGCCGGCCGCCTCGCCCGCGTCGTGGCAAACCCCACCACGCCGCTCAGCTTCAAGGTCGAAAAGGACACTGAGTTCCGCGACACTGTCGTCACGCTGCTCTTGGACAATTCCGGCTCCATGCGCGGGCGTCCCATCTCCATCGCCGCAATCTGCGCCGACGTGCTCGCGCGCACGCTTGAACGCTGCAACGTCAAGGTCGAGATCCTCGGATTCACCACCCGCGCGTGGAAAGGCGGCCAAAGCCGCGAGAGCTGGCTGAACGAAGGCCGCCCGCAACTGCCCGGCCGCCTGAACGACCTGCGCCACATCATCTACAAATCCGCCGACGCGCCCATGCGCCGCACCCGTTCCAACCTGGGCCTGATGATGAAAGAAGGGCTCCTGAAGGAAAACATCGACGGCGAGGCGCTGGAATGGGCGCACCGGCGGCTTGCCGGCCGGCGCGAGGCGCGCAAGATCCTGATGGTCATCTCCGACGGCGCCCCGGTGGACGATTCCACCCTGTCGGTGAACCCCGCCAACTATCTCGAAAAGCACCTGCGCGACGTGATCGCCATGGTCGAACGCCGCAAGCAGGTGGAACTTCTGGCCATCGGTATCGGCCACGACGTGACGCGCTATTACAACCGCGCCGTCACCATCACCGACGCCGACCAGCTGGCCGGGGTGATGACCGAACAGCTCGCCGCGCTCTTCGACAGCGACCCGCGCGCCCGCGCCCGGGTGATGGGGATGAGGCGCGCCAGCTAG
- a CDS encoding aminopeptidase P family protein — protein sequence MTDLPDTVFQSFTETSSPEQGPPRLKLLRAELEREGVDGFMIPRADAHQGEYVAPGDERLAWLTGFTGSAGFCIVLQDIAGVFVDGRYRGQVRAQVDTDHFTPVDWPDTRPAGWLKTHLPNGGTVAYDPWLYTPEQIAAIEEGLKGKQITLTPTENLLDRTWPDRPAPPTGAVRVYPDDLAGKSHADKRRELAATLRADGHRAAILTLPDSIAWLLNIRGSDIPRNPIPHAFAILHDDAKFDLYIDPAKLDDAVRAHLAEDIRLALPQDFEPAISALSGPVRLDHGSVPLRIVTLLEDAGTDIAYAGDPCILPKACKTDAEIAATTKAHLRDAAAMCTFLAWFDAQAPGTITEIDVVKKLEACRRDTGALLDISFDTIAGSGPHGALPHYRVSEATDRTLQDGDLLVLDSGGQYQDGTTDITRTLAVGTPGDTERAAFTRVLQGMIAMSRARWPKGLSGRDLDAIARMPLWQAGQDYDHGTGHGVGVHLCVHEGPQRLSRASTEPLRPGMILSNEPGYYSEGAFGIRIENLVVVTLAPALPDGDDTRQMLHFTTLNYVPIDRRLIDAAALSDPERDWLNAYHATCRDRIGPRLDDASRDWLTGATAPL from the coding sequence ATGACAGATCTGCCCGACACCGTCTTCCAGTCCTTCACCGAAACGTCTTCGCCCGAACAGGGCCCGCCGCGCCTGAAACTCCTGCGCGCGGAACTGGAGCGCGAGGGCGTCGACGGCTTCATGATCCCCCGCGCCGACGCGCATCAGGGCGAATATGTCGCGCCGGGCGACGAGCGCCTGGCCTGGCTCACCGGCTTCACCGGCTCGGCGGGCTTCTGCATCGTGCTGCAGGACATCGCCGGCGTCTTCGTCGACGGCCGTTACCGCGGCCAGGTCCGCGCCCAGGTCGACACCGATCACTTCACGCCCGTCGACTGGCCCGATACCCGGCCTGCCGGCTGGCTGAAGACGCACCTGCCGAACGGTGGAACGGTCGCCTACGACCCGTGGCTCTACACGCCCGAACAGATCGCCGCGATCGAGGAGGGCCTCAAGGGCAAGCAGATCACGCTCACCCCCACCGAGAACCTTCTCGACCGCACCTGGCCCGACCGCCCCGCCCCGCCCACGGGCGCGGTGCGCGTCTATCCCGACGATCTCGCCGGCAAATCCCACGCCGACAAGCGCCGCGAGCTTGCCGCGACCCTGCGCGCGGACGGCCACCGCGCCGCCATCCTCACCCTGCCCGATTCCATCGCGTGGCTCCTGAACATCCGGGGCAGCGACATCCCCCGCAACCCGATCCCGCACGCCTTCGCCATCCTGCATGACGACGCCAAGTTCGATCTCTACATCGACCCCGCCAAGCTCGACGACGCGGTGCGCGCCCACCTCGCCGAGGACATCCGCCTTGCTCTGCCGCAGGATTTCGAACCCGCCATCAGCGCCCTCTCCGGCCCCGTCCGGCTCGACCACGGCTCGGTGCCCCTGCGCATCGTGACGCTGCTCGAAGACGCCGGCACCGACATCGCCTATGCCGGCGATCCCTGCATCCTGCCCAAAGCCTGCAAGACCGACGCCGAGATCGCTGCCACCACCAAGGCGCATCTGCGCGACGCCGCCGCCATGTGCACCTTCCTTGCGTGGTTCGACGCCCAGGCCCCCGGCACGATCACCGAAATCGACGTGGTGAAAAAGCTCGAGGCCTGCCGCCGCGACACCGGCGCGCTCCTGGATATCTCCTTCGACACCATCGCCGGCTCCGGCCCGCACGGCGCCCTGCCGCATTACCGCGTCTCGGAGGCGACCGACCGCACCCTTCAGGACGGCGACCTGCTCGTCCTCGACAGCGGCGGGCAGTACCAGGACGGCACCACCGACATCACCCGCACCCTGGCCGTGGGCACGCCCGGCGACACCGAGCGCGCCGCCTTCACCCGCGTCCTGCAAGGCATGATCGCCATGAGCCGCGCCCGCTGGCCCAAGGGTCTGTCGGGGCGCGATCTCGACGCCATCGCGCGCATGCCGCTCTGGCAAGCCGGGCAGGATTACGACCACGGCACCGGCCACGGCGTCGGCGTGCACTTATGCGTCCACGAAGGCCCGCAGCGCCTGTCGCGCGCCTCGACCGAACCGCTCAGGCCCGGCATGATCCTGTCGAACGAGCCGGGATACTACAGCGAAGGCGCCTTCGGCATCCGCATCGAAAACCTCGTGGTGGTCACCCTCGCCCCGGCCCTGCCCGATGGCGACGATACCCGCCAGATGCTGCACTTCACCACGCTCAACTACGTGCCCATCGACCGCCGCCTGATCGACGCAGCCGCGCTCTCGGACCCCGAACGCGACTGGCTCAACGCCTATCACGCCACCTGCCGCGACCGCATCGGGCCGCGTCTCGACGACGCCTCGCGCGACTGGCTGACCGGGGCCACCGCGCCCCTCTGA